The Setaria italica strain Yugu1 chromosome VIII, Setaria_italica_v2.0, whole genome shotgun sequence genome includes the window TGTTTCGAGAAGCCTTGGGCTCTCAAGAACGCTTGCATCACTAGCCTGACTTCCATGTGGAGATCAGTTGAAAATGGAGAGATTAACACATTGGAAGCATTCGTGAAAGCTGCATGTAAACTTTGGCAGGATAATCCACCGTTAGAGCCTAACAATGAAGGTCCACCGTTAGAGCCTAACAATGAAGGTCCACCCTTAGAGCCTAACAATGGACCTTGTCCACCATTACAGCTTAACAATGAAGGTCCACCCTTAGAGCCTAACAATGAAGATCCACCATTAGAGCCTAATAATGAAGGTCCACCGTTACACCCTAACAATGAAGGTCCACCGTTAGAGCCTAACGATGAAGGTCCACCACCCTTAGAGCCTAACAATTCTTGTTTCTTGTAGTACTTGCTATATAATTCTTGTCACAGGACTGATTAGGCGTTGTTGAGGTCGACCGGGTCAAGCAGCTGCTCGCCATGGCGTGTTCTGCCGAGGAACGCAGCATGGGACAGCAACAGCCACAGGTGCGTCGTGAGCTCCCCGCGCCCCTGGAGGTAGATCTTATGCTTGGCCGACCTCGTCGACGCCGACAGGTGCAGCAGGAACCCCGCCCAGAACTTTGCCAGCCGCTCCCAGAGCTCGGCCGCCGCCTTGCCGGCGTACGCCGACATGAGCTTCCCCGACAGCCGCTCAAAGAGCTCGGCCGCCCTGCCGGCGTATGCTGACATGAGCTTCTCCGACAGCCGCGCGCCCATCCCGGCGATCATCGTGCTCGTGCTTCCGTCGCGCGCGAGGGAGCTGAGCCTCTCGGGGATCTCCCTCACGGCTGTGCACCCGACCAAGGCGTCGCGGACCTCGTCGCCGACAGCGCCCAATAAGTCCAGTAGCTGGGGTAGAAAAATCCTTCACCCTGtctgttttcttcttttcttttcctttttttgaggccatgtttacttccctccaaactcccaactttaacactatgcaaaaagaagattccccatcacatcaaacttgcggtacatgtatggagtactaaatgtagacgaaatcaaaaactaattgcacagttttgttgtactttgcgagacgaatcatttgagcctaattagtcaatatttggacaataattcacaaatacaaacgaaacgctacagttgcgcatttatggcaaaatgccaattttgccactcccaaattgggaactaaacaaggcctgagaAGCACAATGGCTTGGATTATTATAAAAGTACTTTTACATCCAGCCCCTTGCAAAAGGACCTCTGAAAGAAATTAAAATTACATTGAAGTCCTTTGGAGGTCCTCCTGTTTTCTGGAAATTGGGAATTTGCACTGCTCTTACTCGGGTCAAGCCTGAGCTATCAGACCAACACCTGTAGTACCAGCATACCACAGGCCACATAAGGTAGTAACCATGTGAATGTGAACCTGTAGTACCAGCATACCGAGGATAGTAAAATCGCAGTGTACTCTTTGTCCCGGCCCATCTGAACCTGTAATATGGCACACTGCCTACAGTGTGCCCTCGAGGTAGGTACTAGGCTACTAGCAGCGCGTATCGTCTTAGTAGACGTAGTTCTTGACGAACATTCCCTCCTTGGCCtcggcggcctcgccgtcggAGGTGTACTTGCCGAGCTGCGCCAGGGAGTTGGCCTTGGCGCGGAGCAGCAGAGCATCCTGAGCCGCCTTCACGTTCTCTGGCCGGCCGCCCCATGTCTTGAGGCAGGTGTTCTGAAGAGCCCTGGCGTAGGAGAAGGACACATGCCACGGGTTGGGGCTCTGGTTCATGGCGTTCAGGTTCTGGGTCGCCTCAACCTCAGACTGCCCACCAGACAGGAACTGCATTTTTGTTTGGGTGCAACAGCAAAACAATTTCAGTCGTCAGAACACCATATGAATTTCTTGGCAAGTATATGCATATGCAGCAAGAGGAAAAAATGTTACAGACCATGATGCCGGGGACGGCAGGAGGGATCCTTCTGCGGAGGAGCTTGAGGGTGTAGTCGGCAACTTGCTGAGGGGTGGCCCTGTCCTTGCACTCAGCACCAGGGGTGACCATGCTGGGCTTGAGGAGGATGCCCTCGAATATCACATTGTTCTCAGCCAGGTAGTAGAAGGTCTCGGCCCACACCTTCTGTGCAACCTCGAAGGTCCTCTCGATGCCGTGCTCACCGTCAAGAAGGATTTCAGGCTCCACAATTGGCACCAGGCCGTTGTCCTAGCGTATCCACAGATAGTATATGTTTATACACATGCATGTCGAAAGGAAACCAATGGTCCTTTTTCAACTGGTGAGCGTTTCTGGCTTTTGAAAATGGTAGGATACCTGAGAAATCGCGGCATAGCGGGCAAGGCCCCAGGCAGCTTCCTTCACGGCAAGTTCAGATGGACCGTTGGGGATGCTGATAACAGTGCGCCTGTGACAGAACTTCATGTCATAAACGGGACCTATATGTCACATAACAGAAAGTAACTGCTAATGCAGGGGCACATTTCTCACCACTTGGCGAAGCGGGCACCAGCCTGGTAGTAGGCTGCTTCGCGTGAAGCAAGGCCATCAAGACCTTGGCACCATGACTCGTTGTTGGAACCAGCAAGTGGCACAAGACCCTGAGATTGAGCATAAGTTTAGAGTAATGCAATTGTCTTCTGTCTTGAAATAGATTATCACGAAACCTAGCTTCCTAAGGCTCTTATCAGAGTTGAATTCACAAAATGTCATGTGGTAGTTTAGAGCCCTCCACATACCTTGTCGACCTTGATACCGGGCACGATATTCTGCTCAACAAGGACGTCAGTAATCTTCTTGCCATCAACAGTTGACTGGTAGAGGGTCTCCTCGAAGAGGATAGCACCAGAGATGTACTGTCCCAGTCCCGGAGCACTGACAAGGAGGGTCCTGTAAGCCTGGCGGTTGGCCTCAGTGTTCTCTAGGCCAATGGAGTCAAGCCTCTTGCCGCAGGTAGCGTTTGACTCATCCATGGCAAGGATACCCCTTCCTGGAGATGCGATGGTTTTCTGCAGCAAGAAGAATAAAGCTTGTAATATTCTGAATCGTAATTGAACCGATCATCTAAACTTCCCTTGTTCAATAGAAAAGAAATTACTTTTCTAAGCTGATGAAATGTGCTTTAAAAAGTTCGAGACCGTAGCAACTTGTACAGATTATGAATTTTTCAGATGTATCGCCGAACAAAAGCAGGACCTTTCAAATTATCTAAAATGCAATCGAAATAGCTTTGAGTCAGTCAAAATTCTGTGTGGCATACTGCTTCTTAGCCTATAATTATAGCTACTGGTGTTGACCTGTGTCATGTCATGATGCAGAGATGTCTAATTTACAAATTCATCTCTGCTATGTTGTGAGTTTCCCAAGTTCTTTTTGGTTAGGTGATcacttttttcttttgcttctgAAGATGTAAAACAGGGTGGAAATTTTCCTAAACCGATGCTATATAAACTATGCAGTGTGAAAATGTAGATTTAGACTAGTGTATATGCATAATCAAGTAATCTTGGGATCAAAACAGCCAATGGGTTAACTTTTCTAATGAATCCTCAAGTTGCAGTAATTGAATTATGCTAAGCAAAACTTTAGGGCGATTGCTCACCCAAGGATCTATATGTGAAGTTACTGACACTACATCATTTTCTACTTATGCAGACAAGCTTCTGCAAGTTAATAAAAACCATAAAACTAGCATACATGCATGGTAAATGGTGCAGAATTATACTTCTTGTGTTCAGAAATCATACTGCAGTTTGGACAAGCTCATCAGCGTAGGCGCTAGCACGGACAACCATGGAGACGGTCACCGGCTTGGGAGCGGCAGCCTGGCGCGTGGTGCCCCATTCGGCCGTCTTTGGAAGGAAAGACGACTTGAGGAGAGTAGCAGATAACGCCATTGCTTCTGGTCCTGAACACAAGGAGACAAGCACTATCCTTTCCTTGACACACAATCTTTCCTTAGGGGCTTGAGAAGTGTTGCACCGGCTGGCATATAAGGTTGCGCAACTGGAGGCACACAAGGACAAGAGATATGAATTGTGAGGTGGAGGCTAGCCTTCTGGATTCCTGCAATCCTCTTGCCACCCTCTCTTTTGTCCTGGCTCTGGCAGATACTTTATTTCTCCTCTCTTTTCTGTGTACCATGTAAAACTGGCAAAAGAAACATTTTCCTCTTTGTGCAACGTGGTCCGTTGAATATTGTCTGCGCATTCTTGGCCTTAAGATGGATCCTGGCTTCTGGGTTTCTATGGGTGGATTTCACCAAGAACTGTAGCCCATACGTGTCTTCCAACGGCGGAGATGCCCTGATATACTGCATCCATGAAATTGTCCCGTTGCCAGTTATTCCCGAAAAAACACAAGATTTTACAGCCAGTATTTTGGTGATAACAACGTCCAGCCGTCCGTTGTTTGCTGCATGCAGGGTTCCTTCTTTAACACACATCAACCTCCAGCCGTCCGTTGTTTGTTGCATGCAGGGTTCCTTCTTTGACACACATCCTTGCTCCTGAGAATATGCTGCTGCTTCTTGAGTccagttgcaggcttgcagcggacATCCACCACTAATTTGAACAACTCCCTGCCAAAGATGCCACCAACAGGATTCCAACCATACAGCAGCATATTCCCCCCTCATGGCCTTACAAAGTGCTCTGACATTACCTAATGACATACCGTAAAAATTAACAGACCAActgggagaagaaagaaggtacAAATATCATATCTTGCATAGTAAAAATAGTTCTGAAATACTGAAGggcaaaaaggaagaaaatgaaattcTGCCTCTTGCAATAAACTTTGGTACCAGGGAGCAAATTGGCTTCATAGCACCTAAAGATCTCAatgaaaaggaaagaaacaaaGTACGATGAAAATGAAAGGGATCTTGCAATTGAATCACAAAAGCTGGACAGCTACAGAATGTTTGCAAGCACATAAATGTATATGAAAAGGATTTCAGACTGCATAAAACTAAATTGGATGGACTGCTGTAACTATCAGACTTTGGAGAAATACGTGCATACAAACGCAAACGGCCAGTGCGTATACAAACATTTTGTCATTTTGTAGGGGGGAGATATAATACTAATACAAACAAAAAGTTCCACTATCACCAAGATGCTGTGCATGGTGTTTTCTAACACATGCAAACCTTGGATCTGGACACATCACTGGAAGCATCTGTTATACTGTCTATTACAGATGATGGTAAATTCTGTACAAAGAATCATTTTCCTACTGTACTCCAATTGATCATGTCTGGGACTAATGTGAATAATGTCACAAGGAGCAAAAATTGCATCTTTGAAATGATCCAATCATCCTGCCAATGACCATAAAATCAGTGATATAATCTGTTCACGTACATGATAAGTATAACTTTGGCATCGGTCAGCAAATTCATGCCAAAGACGGTGGGAATACTACCAACAGTTAAATGCGGATGAGGTTGGCTTCTGATTTAGTCAAACATAGTGTCAAACTTAGTTTGATGTGTCTCTGTAGATGTAAATCAGGAACCAACATGCCAGCTATAGTGCCAGCCATTGATGAATGACTGCATACTCCTACTCCACATCCCTTATTCACTTCTTTCTTCTCATTGTGAAACTCAGACTCTCAGAGCACATTGAGATTCCTCTTCACGTGTGTTGCTAAAGCTCAGCAACTGCTGAATTGGTGCAGTGTTCGTTCCTGAGACAGAAGACTGACATGACAAAACCATTGATTAATAGGTCTAGCTTGAGCAAACACTCTTCTTCAACTCTGTTTCCTTAGAAACTACATCAGTTGGTTTCCCACAGGAATCTTCAGCTGCTCCAGGATTAGAGCTACTTAAAAACACCACAAGCTTCTGCCTCAGCAATGGTGATAACTTCTCACAACATGTCAATGGCTCCAACGACGGGATCACCCGTTTCTTTACCAGCACCCCAAACGCACTCCTCACGCAATGAGCAATTGCTTCCTTCCTCCTCACATCATAGTTCTCAattagaagaaacaagaactCAAGCAGCATGTTTGTAATATCTGTATACTGAGACACCGAGTTCACCATCAAGAGCATTGCAGGCTCGATATTCATGACACTACCCCTTCCCTCCTCAAAAAACAACCAGTCATAGAACAGTGCAAGCTTTGCATTCGCCACCACATAGCCTTTGCTGCAACCTGTCAGCAGCCAGCCTATGACCGCCCAACGGGCAATAACACCAGACTGAATTACCTCATTTGTTGGGTGGTACCCGCAGCATATGAACCGCACAATGTCAGggatcctctcctcccctccgggCACCATCAGGTGCTTCATCGCAAACCAGAGCTGGTACCTCTTCTGATCCCCCCACTTCACATTGTTCATCATGAACAAGAGCTGTGTCTCCATCTCCGGCGTGATGGCCATAGCCATGCACCAACCAGGTGTGCTGATCCGGCAGACGTCACCAACACGGTGCAGAATATGGTCTCTCCAAAGTGGCTGAAACTCCAGCACGAGCGCCAGCTCATGGAGCGACCTCACAAGGTCCCTTCCGATCAATGCACACACTTGGAAGTGATCCCGCAGCATGGAGACGCAGAAAGACACCAGCCTTCCCCTGCATTCTTCAAGGGTCTTGGCGCTCTTGCACTCTTCACAATCCTTGCACTCACCGCTGCTCAGGACCGGAGCGAGGCGGTTCctggcgaggaggcggaggaaggcgaagaCGGCGGAGGCTAGGAGCTGGGGCTCCTCGTCGGCGAGGAAGGAGGCGTGCTCGGTGAAAAGCTCGAGCAAGCGAGCGTCGCCGGGGAACGgcacgcggcggaggagggagccGAGGAGGGGCACGaaccccgctgccgccgcgcgggcgagctccgaggcggcgaggaggaggcgggcgcgCGGGTGGGTGAGGAGGTGCGgaaaggggagggagaggagggcggAGGCGAAGGCCGAGTAGAAGGCGGGAaagcgggcgccggcggcgtggagggCGACAAGGAGATGCCGCGGGAGCGGGGAGGATTGGGTGAGAATGGcgaaggcgagggcgtgggggaGGTGCGGCGAGGAGAGGTCGGCGGGGGACGGAgacggggaggggaggaggaggtgcgcgGAGAGGAAGGGGTGCTCTGGCGAGGAGGGGGAGGTTGGGGGAGGGTggtggtcgccgccggcgaggagtcGCGGGGCAGGGgaagacggtggcggcggcggcggcggcatcagggaggaagaagattgccAGCAGGAGGAAGGTTTAGATGAGTGTCCTGCGCATGTGTATGGGCCGAATTCCTTCGTGGGCCGGCCCATGCCTCAGCAGACGCATGGCATGAATGAATCCGACGGCCGGTTGCTCACAGCATCGGAATATAGCTTTATGATTTACAAATCGTACGCAGCGTACAGCTTGGTTCAAATCGTTCCACAGATTCAAACACACCTACTGCCAAGAAAACCTCTTTAATTTGCATGATTTCGTGAATGAACAGCACGGAAAGCTACATTTCGTCAAAGAACAAGGTTCACTTTGGATTTGGATCATACTGTATGACAACACCAGCCATATCGTCATTCTGCACTCTCGACAAACCAGCTGATTGCAGAGATCATCGAAGAGGGACAGGCGTGGACTCAAGCTGGGGCGAAGCATCTCGCCGGAATAGGATGGCCGGCGGCCCAACAGTCGACCTCTAGGGGAAGATAGTTTCCAAGCATAGTGTTTTCCCCTCATCCGGTTGTTTAATTTATTTGATAATCAGCCCATGCAAGTGAatccgtgtgcgtgtgcccggtAGACCTGCGTTGTAAAACTCTCGTTAACTATTCTTCCTAGTACAAATGATATGCAACTCTGCTGCTTATTCTCGAACAAAGACATATCGTCATTCTGCTCTAGCACTCCAGTTTAGGCCAGCAGGAGCATGAGTAACATCAGGATGACAGTTTGGGGCGAGCCAGAGTCAGAGCAGACGCAGGGCCAATCTGTTTCGAGCGTCAGGTAAAAACAGCCAGACGAAGAACACATGCTGGCATGGCATGCGTGATCCTACAGGATCAGATCGAGGGCAACTCGGAGTTCTCATGCAGGAACCGGACGATCACCACCGTGGTGTTATCGGAAGTTTCCCTTTTGTAAGCTTCATTGGGAAGCTCTTTTGCTGATTCCTCGGGGTCCCAAATATGTCTCTTGGCTATGGCAACAGCTCCCTGGGAAATACACAAACTACATCAGATAGGCAGGCCAATCGCACTGAACGAAAAATATTTCGGTAATACTTTTAGGTACCTCGTTAGTGACAACCTGCCAGAGTCCATTACTAGCAAGGATGATGAATTCAAGGGAGCTGTCAACCACCACCTCCTGTACAAACAGCAAGAATCGTTTTCAGATGGTTACAGGAACTTCACGTATGGCATTGCAGCTGATAGAATCTCCATCTTTACTCTTTATGCACTCAAAAAATCGACGTACTTCCTCAAACCATGATAGAGAAAAGAAAACTATCCAGACAATCCATAAGAAAACAAAACTAAATATAAGACAAACCTTGATTGAGAAAACTATCCAGACaatccataacaaaacaaaACTAAATAAGACAAACCTTGATTTCTGGATCAGCGACAACATACTGCTTCAAGAGTTTATCACCAAATGCTCGAGAGACCGGGACAACACCACCCACACGCCACCCCTCTACAAAATTCCAATAACGAAACAGTAGAAATAAACGTAGCGGCGCATATTATGCAGGCAGTTTCTTTATGATAGGTTCAGAGAAATTATTACCATCCCACATAACATAGCCCCCAGCATCCTCAATTATATGTCTCTCATCTGAGTTTGTGATCCCTTGAACACATAATCGCTGCAGATTAAAGGATGGGGAAAGCATCATTAAACTGTTGAGATGCGTCAGTTTATTTGATATTAAGTTGCAATACTGCTATTCAGTTTACAGATTTGTCATGGGGGGAATACTTGACCTGGAAAACGCGCAGAATATAATATTTGAAAGTTTCTGATACAAGTGCAAGTATAGGGACACAAGACACTGAGATGTGTCATGTTTCAGAAAATAAACTTACCCTGTCCTCCTTTACAAATAACAGCTCTAGAATCTCCAACATTTGCAACAAGTAAACGACCACCTACAAAAATAGCTGTCACGGCAGTTGAGCCAGCACCTGGACCTGGTTTACTTCCTATCAACTTTCAAAAATTCTGAATCTGTGTGTTTGTAAGCTTCGGCTGCAGAAAAACAACAGAGAGAAGCAAGATCATGTTATCTTTGTGTAAAAGTATAAAGTCCACAATTGTTGATGTGAGCGTACCAATAGCAGCCTTGGTATCAGTGATGGACTTTGGATGTTCGATTAAATTTCTGAGAAGATGCTCCTTGACATATTCAGCTGCTATCGCTCCACGATGACCTACACACAGAAAACTCTGACAATTATAACAACCCAAAATGTCAAGTTCCCACAAGAACCTTCAGATGCTCCAGGATTAGAACTACTTTAAATGCCACAAGCTTCTGCATCAGCAATGGTGATAGCTTCTCACAACATGTCAATGGCTCCAACGAAGGGGGCACCCGTTTCTTCACCAGCCCCCCAAACGCACCCCCTCATGCAATGAGCAATTGCCTCCTTCCTCACATCATAGGTGCCGGGAGGAGAGAGGTCGGCGGGGGACGGAaacgaggaggagaggagaatgTGGGCGGAGATGAAGGGGGAGAAGGGGAATGTTGGGAGCGGGTggtggtcgccgccggcgaggagacGCGGGGGCGGGGAAGACGGCGCCGGGGCatcagggaggaagaagattggcAGGAAGAGGTTTTGGATAGGTCTCGTGCACATGGATTGCAGATTTCTTTGTGGGCCTTCCTCTAGTAAGGCCCATAATAGCACACCACCATAAAACAAAGCCTTTTATTACATACAGCCCACACACATAGCGATTGTAATTGTTTTAGGTGAACATGAGAATTGAATTACTATACCAAAGTACATTTTGCTCAAAAAAAACCAAAGTACATGTCCAattcatcaactaatacatttTTATTTTAGTTATCAGAAAATACATTTTTATGTTTACTCATTATTCTTTCGTATCACAGCACAACGAGTAAAAATCTCACATTAGTACGGCAGATCaacacatcatccaaacaccctaaaagaaacaaaacaacaCATCCAAAACTTCACCCCCATGAGACCGTGACAATGTAGAAGGCCATCAGGCATGGCATTCTGATAAGTGCTAGGTCACAAAGAATCAAGTGCAAGCTGTTTATCATGGTTCGACAGCATTGCCGTTCCTCATCATCGCCGAAAATTCAGTGAAGTCAATTATCCCATCCTGAAGTGAAAACGATATAAGAATCAATTAAGTGACGAAACAGCATTAAACTTAGCTAGAGTCAATAATGCAACTGAAAATGTGGAGGTAAAGAGTACACTGAATATTAAACCTACTAACATTGTTTTGATCGACATCTTTAATCATGTCCTCCAGGTGAACAACATCAAGACCAAATTGACAGCATGCTTGTGACAGCCCCTCAGTGGTTATATACCCTTTTACATCTTTGTCAAAAAATGAGAACGCTTGATTCAAGTTTTCCACCCTTTCCAGTTTATTCATGTGCAACGTAGCTGCAACGAATTCAGTGCAGTCGATGGTTCCATTCCTGTCGATATCAGCCTGATAAAAAGGTGTGACAAGACCAAGATCAACATATCATTATATTTCCCAAGAAAGTTATGATTTAAATAGTAAAGAAGCACTCACCGCATCCATTAACGTCTGGATTTCATTCTCTGACAACAATGCAGAGCCTAGCCTTTTCA containing:
- the LOC111255726 gene encoding probable protein phosphatase 2C 45 codes for the protein MCTRPIQNLFLPIFFLPDAPAPSSPPPRLLAGGDHHPLPTFPFSPFISAHILLSSSFPSPADLSPPGTYDVRKEAIAHCMRGCVWGAGEETGHRGAIAAEYVKEHLLRNLIEHPKSITDTKAAIGGRLLVANVGDSRAVICKGGQGQRLCVQGITNSDERHIIEDAGGYVMWDEGWRVGGVVPVSRAFGDKLLKQYVVADPEIKEVVVDSSLEFIILASNGLWQVVTNEGAVAIAKRHIWDPEESAKELPNEAYKRETSDNTTVVIVRFLHENSELPSI
- the LOC101778760 gene encoding integrator complex subunit 3-like, producing MGRPTKEFGPYTCAGHSSKPSSCWQSSSSLMPPPPPPPSSPAPRLLAGGDHHPPPTSPSSPEHPFLSAHLLLPSPSPSPADLSSPHLPHALAFAILTQSSPLPRHLLVALHAAGARFPAFYSAFASALLSLPFPHLLTHPRARLLLAASELARAAAAGFVPLLGSLLRRVPFPGDARLLELFTEHASFLADEEPQLLASAVFAFLRLLARNRLAPVLSSGECKDCEECKSAKTLEECRGRLVSFCVSMLRDHFQVCALIGRDLVRSLHELALVLEFQPLWRDHILHRVGDVCRISTPGWCMAMAITPEMETQLLFMMNNVKWGDQKRYQLWFAMKHLMVPGGEERIPDIVRFICCGYHPTNEVIQSGVIARWAVIGWLLTGCSKGYVVANAKLALFYDWLFFEEGRGSVMNIEPAMLLMVNSVSQYTDITNMLLEFLFLLIENYDVRRKEAIAHCVRSAFGVLVKKRVIPSLEPLTCCEKLSPLLRQKLVVFLSSSNPGAAEDSCGKPTDVVSKETELKKSVCSS
- the LOC101768485 gene encoding fructose-bisphosphate aldolase, chloroplastic encodes the protein MALSATLLKSSFLPKTAEWGTTRQAAAPKPVTVSMVVRASAYADELVQTAKTIASPGRGILAMDESNATCGKRLDSIGLENTEANRQAYRTLLVSAPGLGQYISGAILFEETLYQSTVDGKKITDVLVEQNIVPGIKVDKGLVPLAGSNNESWCQGLDGLASREAAYYQAGARFAKWRTVISIPNGPSELAVKEAAWGLARYAAISQDNGLVPIVEPEILLDGEHGIERTFEVAQKVWAETFYYLAENNVIFEGILLKPSMVTPGAECKDRATPQQVADYTLKLLRRRIPPAVPGIMFLSGGQSEVEATQNLNAMNQSPNPWHVSFSYARALQNTCLKTWGGRPENVKAAQDALLLRAKANSLAQLGKYTSDGEAAEAKEGMFVKNYVY